In Lycium barbarum isolate Lr01 chromosome 9, ASM1917538v2, whole genome shotgun sequence, the DNA window TAgttcaacaacatacccagtgaaattccacaatgtgaggtctggggagggtaaagtgtacgcagaccttacctctatatTGGAAGATATGGaggttgttttcgaaagaccttcaactcaagagaaaacatgacgagAAAAGGCCAGATAAGCACAAGCGGTTCGAAGcaatatgaaaatgaaactaacgaaagtgaaaaagtcatgataaagcagtttgagaaaaaaaaaaaaagcagtagctaccacagttaaaataagataatcgaagtacaagaaacaacatatagtagcaagaatcaaaggacaatAGACTACAGATCAAAACTGCGACTACTTGTATGAAGGGATATGtgggactacctactagccttataccctaatctgagtcattcataacctcctatctaaggtcatgtcctcggtaagatggagctgcgccatgtcctgtctaagcacctctcttcaatacttcttcggcctacctctaacTCTTCTGGAactgtccatagccaacctctcacacctccgcactggggatccgtgtctctcctcctcacatgTCCAAACCGTCTCAAATTCACTTATCGCATCTTGTCATCCACTAATGCCACTCCCGTCTTATCCCGGATCACCGGATGTCTTCATTCTTAATCCTATCTCGACTGGTGTGCCCatacatccatcgcaacattctcatttccacAACTTTCATCTTTTAGACTTGAGAGCTCTTAACTGCCCAACACTCTGTCCtgtacaacaaagtcggtctcacaaccactttgtagaacttgcctttaagttttggtgacaccttcttatcacacagcactcctcaagcgagcttccatttcatccaccttgcactaatacgatgtgagacatcatcgtcaatatccttatttccttgtataatagacctaAGATATTTGAAACGTTTTTTCTTTTGGACAGCCTGGGTActaagcctcacttccacgccagcttTATGTGTCACGTCAATGAACCTGCACTCCATGTACTCTATCTTGACCCTACTCAatttgaaccctttagactccagagtttgtctccaaacctccagctcagcgttcactccgctgcgtgtctcgtcaatcaagactatgtcatccgcgattGTAGTGTAACTAATCTTAAATATAATCCTCcagagtaaatttgttataaatatactaccaacttgtagatcttttaacatttgatataaatggttggtaaacatgattggtaaatctATCACCAACTTATGAAtctatttttacaaaatataaacttatgggtcaacttttacatttaaattttttgatcatgatttggaatctcaaatcatgtctttttggatctcatgagatgaaatcatgaaatggaatcgcatgtccaaacgcctactaatttaattcaagattattattaaaaggaaaaagaaaaagaaggaaaaacttCAACATTTTGAAAGAAAGATATTTCAATCAGCCAAATATAGTAAATAGATTAGCATTTAATAAGAAAATTGAAATAGGAAATCAAGTTCCCTCTTTTCAGGCTCACATGCAGCCCTTACCCTTTTTGGGACTCCCACACCCCCTACATAAAAACGGATACACCCCAATAACTTTTCCATTTCTTGTTACTCCAAAATTTCCCTATTTTATAAAATTCTCTTTCACTTTAGGTAACAAAAGGGCAAAAAGggtatttttttaaatttcctttcttgtttttcatttttcttctagaATATACTTTGcaaatttctttcctttttttttttttttttttttctcttaacaAAAGGGTGTGGTTTTATTCCTTTTTTCACATGAAACAATTTATGTCCCCCCTTTGCTTGACTAGTGGGGTTTctatacttttttatatttttttcttacctttgattcttttctttcctttgacaGTTAACACCTTTTCAGTTTTGGGTTTTTGCTTTATCAAAGATTCTCCCAAAAATTCCTCACAATTTCTTTTATAAAAAAGAAAAGTGTTTTCTATTTGTTTCAAGACTCTTTGCACCACCCCACATGCATGTTTTTGGGGTTTGTCTGATCTGGATCAGATCACCAAGATctccattttttcttttcttttttctattttcaaAGAAAGGGTTATTTTGTGGGTTCAAGAACTAAAGGGTCTGCCTTTTTGGATACCAAATTTGGGTCTTTTTTGTACTTGTACAAGAACAACAACAAGGTGTGTGATTTCTTGACTTTTACTCTTTGGGTCCCCCCTTAAAGATTCCATACTCTTTGTAAAAAAAATGGTACTTTTGGGGAAAAACTTTGTATGAGTTGTTATTGTCTTGTTCTGTGTAAAGGGTGTTTGGAGAAATTGGTAAATGTTGTGTTTTAAGTGGAAAGATTGAATCTTTTAGGCCATTCTGTCTATATACTGTTGATTTCAATTGGTGTTATCTGAACTGATTTTGGGGAAAGACTTTGTATGGTTGTTATTGTCTTGTTTTGTGTAAAGGGTGTTTGGAGAATTTGGTAAATGTTGTGTTTTAAGTGGAAAGATTGAATCTTTTAGGGTAACCTGTCTATATACTGTTGATTTTAGGTGGAGAGTTGTTGTTTTACTGTTTTGGTTGTGTGGTTGCTTCCAGTCTTTGATGGCAGTGTAATTATAGTGTAGGGGTGGTCTTTGAATACTTTTGAGGCATGGCTGGTATTGATGTTTCGAAATATGCACATAGCCCTGTGCACAAAGCTATAGTCTTGAAAGATTATGCCTCTCTGAGGAAGATAATCGCTTCGTTGCCTCGGCTTTGTGATCCTGCTGAGATTCATACTGAAGCGGTATCGCTTGCTGAGGAAGCTAAGGCTGATGCTATTTCTGCTGTGATCGATAGACGGGATGTTCCTAACCGGGATAGCCCTCTTCATTTGGCTGTCAAACTCGGTGATGAGACAGCAACCGAGATGCTTATGCTTGCTGGTTCTGATTGGAGTTTGCAGAATGAACATGGTTGGAGTGCCTTGCAGGAGGCAATATGTAATAGGGAAGAAAGGATCGCGAAGATCATAGTTAGGCACTACCAGCCTTTAGCCTGGGCAAAATGGTGTAGAAGGTTACCTCGGTTGATTGGGACGATGAAGAGGATGAGGGACTTTTATATGGAAATAACATTTCACTTCGAGAGTTCTGTCATACCTTTCATTTCTAGGATTGCACCTTCAGATACATATAAGATTTGGAAGAGGGGTGCAAATTTAAGGGCTGATATGACTCTGGCTGGCTTTGATGGCTTCCGAATTCAGCGTTCCGATCAGAGCATTCTTTTCCTTGGTGATGGTTCTGAGGACGGTAAAGTCGCTCCTGGATCACTTTGCATGATCTCACataaagaaaaggaaattatGAATGCTTTAGACGGCGCTGGTGCTCCAGCGACCGAGGCAGAAGTACAACAAGAAGTTGCTGCAATGTCTCAAACGAATATATTCAGGCCTGGGATCGATGTCACCGAAGCAGTTCTGTTGCCACAAACAACATGGAGGCGCCAGGAGAAAACGGAGATGGTAGGTTCTTGGAAAGCTAAAGTATATGATATGCACAATGTAGTTGTGAGCATAAAATCAAGGAGGGTTCCCGGAGCTATGACGGACGATGAATTTTTCAATTCTTGCAATGAAAATGAAACAGAGAGTGAAGAGTTTGACGATATATTGACTGAGGAGGAAAGAAAGCAGCTTGAGGTTGCTCTCAAGTCGGACTCTTCAGATGTAAGCAATGAGAATGGAGATGGGATCATTGCACATCGCCATAGTTGTTATGAACAAAGGGATATACCCGTTGAGGAGATAAATGGCTGCAGGATTGATGACAATAAGCAGGATAAGAAGAGGTGGTTTAACAGCTGGAGGAAACGGGATATTAAGCCAGAAGGGGAGAAACGAGTTGTCCCACCTAGAAATTCAATATGTGTCGAGGGGAAGGTTGGCAATTATACTGAGGGTTCTCCACCTTTAAATGAAACTAGGCCAGGGAGACATTCCGTGGATGTCAGGGTGACGAGGGATGAGTTTAGACAAGGAAGAGATGCAAAGGCTTCTACGTCTAGCAATGCTGAAAATGGAAATCGGCGCAAAGATGGAGGCCGAGAAAATGAGTACAAGAAAGGATTGAGGCCCGTACTTTGGCTTTCTCCAGATTTCCCATTGAGAACTGAAGAGCTGCTTCCTTTGCTTGACATTCTGGCTAACAAAGTTAAAGCTATCCGGCGGTTGAGGGAAATGCTCACAACAAAACTCCCAAAAGGAACCTTCCCAGTTAAGGTATGCATCATGTACTTACAGCTAAAATTAACTCCTAGTCCAGCACTCATGTGATTTTGAATTTTCGTTGGTTTGAATAGTGATATACTGGTCATGTATAGTCCTTGCTGACACTTATCCATTATTGTATATATTTTATATGTAGTAAACTGTGAATTTCCTAATGTAGGATTCATTTTCTTTACAGTTTGTTGAGAATATACATCATTTAACTAAGGCAATATTTGGGAAGAAAACGTTATTGAGTTTGAACAATGATAAAGAAATAAAATGCAGTAGATATAAATCTGCACTGCTGGTGGATGGAAATGTTAAAGGAAGATTGTATTGGATAAGTTGGAGGCAGTATATTTTAGAAAGGTAACAATAAGTTGGAGACAACATTCCAAAGaaagttctctctctctctctctctcttgggGGATAAGTATCATTCCACAGAGAGTTAAACTTCTCTCTTAAGGAGGGCGCGCTGTGCACTAACTTTTAGTTGAAGTATTTTTTATGATTCAAATGTTCTGTTCCGAGTTTTACTATACTGAATTATATCATTTGAACTGTACAGCAAGCTTTTCTCAATTTTTGAAGATCGATAATAGATTTGGTTCTTGGTGATCTGGCCTTCTTATTGGATTGATAAATTAAGAAGTTTGAGGGTGTGGTTGCATAACGTCAAGGATTTTATGCTGTTTCTATTGAAAAGTTTTCGTGATTACTCACCTTGTACACTTCCTCCAAAAGGTGGTAAGATCAGGGTAATGAATCTTAAACACATTAAGCGGTGAAGTGCCATGAGCTTAAGATTAGGGGAAATGATACTTGTTTCTGAATCCCCAATGGAGTTTAGGGATCGCTTTCTCCATGGTCAGAAATAGGAGGGATTGTGTTATGTTTGCTTTAGTGTGATTTATTATGGATGTGAATGGGATATAGTGAAGGACTAGGAAGAATGTTGGTGAGGTATTTTGATGGAACTGAATGGTGGTTACTACCCAGTggaatcccacaatagtggggtctggggagggtaagatgtacgcagccttacccctacctgggtagggaggctgtttccgattgaccctcggcaaccctcctcctttatccgggcttgggaccggcaatgtgagcgagctcacacaggcggagttttTGATGGAACTGAATAAGTTCTTTAAATGTTTGATTATTATTGTCGTATTATTTTGTACATAGTGTACATAGTGATAATCAAGATTAGATATAGCATGTAGTTGTAAATTGTGATTATTATCTTTTGACAATATTTTTCCATCACATACTACTACAAAAATAGAAGTAAAAGGTTATCTGTGGAAGACAGCAGATAACGGTGTTGTTAAGTGCAAGCCAAGTCAGACTTTTTGGGTGCTAATGCTGTGGGTTTGTCAACGCTCAGTAGATTGGAAAATCTGATTATAATTGGAGCATAATCCCATTAGTGGAACACAAATCAAACGTCACTTAATATTAGGTACGCCTCAATTCCCTTATATACTCCACTATCCTCAAACCAAATGGTTCCTAGGATCTCTAAAATGATGGGAAAGGgatcttttcttcttttgcctaAGATCTAATATTTAGCTCCAACCAGCTCGTTGGGGTTATGGAACGGGTGAATCGTGCTTTACGGTGATAGTCTTGGAACTTAGCTATCTGATCTTTAAGAAATATGTATGGATGTAATATGGTAAACAGGATATAAAAGTTTGCAGTTGCAAATAAACATCATCTTTCCGTCGTAGAGAAAATAGTTTGAATAGTTGTGGATATTAAGGTTTGGTTTAACTAAATGTTGTCCATAGGATAATGATTACCTTCTTAAGAAAAGGAACTTTTGACGTGATGACATTTAACCCTTCTAAAACTCCCTTACGGATTTATTGGCTTAGTCGAGTTGGCTTGGAGAGAAAAGCTAGAGGTGGTATTCTGATGTGTTATAAGAATTATGGGTCAAATTAGGCACAAATTTGATTTTTTGAATGGATTTGAGATTGTATGATGATAAATAACTTCAACCTATTTCCACGCCGAGTATTATGAAGGATGCAATATTTAGTTGGGACTTTTTGAGGACGGAAGAGAAGATGCCGGGTGTGGAATATTCCCCCAGTAGCACTTATGTGAATAGTATGGAGGGATACTATGATAGTTTTCAAGGGGAAGAGCATGACTTTTATACATATGAGGAATAGCCTCCTATTTTTTTAAGTCTTTTTGGTGCACCGATGAGGTTTCTATTTGTATAGAAAGTTGGGTGTCTATCATAGAGTATCATGTCTATCTATAGAGAAGTGTTAACTTTATTGATATAAGAATCACAGAGGTGAGGTTATACGGCACAAGGTTAGTTCCTAGGGATCCTCAGACTCACTTATGGGATTACCCTGGTACGTTGTTGTTGTTAGTTCCTAGGGATCCTTATATTGCAAAGTGGACTATAGCCACAATGGATGCAACTTAAACCCTTGATACTCATCTGGTATGTTTGAACAAAGTCTAGTGGATTGCGACTATGGGATATAGTCAGATATTCATAGCCTGTATTTGGAATGGAACAGAGATAGTACAAATGACCAATGTTTCCAAAATCATAACCCCGTAGTGAAACCTAATATaagaagagaaaagtgttgtaagGGAGGGGGCCAGCTAAGGCAAAGGAGAACAGTCCTTGAAGTCCTCTTCATATGCAGTTTGAAGTCTAGGATCCAGTAGCGCATCTGTTTCA includes these proteins:
- the LOC132611518 gene encoding uncharacterized protein LOC132611518, whose amino-acid sequence is MAGIDVSKYAHSPVHKAIVLKDYASLRKIIASLPRLCDPAEIHTEAVSLAEEAKADAISAVIDRRDVPNRDSPLHLAVKLGDETATEMLMLAGSDWSLQNEHGWSALQEAICNREERIAKIIVRHYQPLAWAKWCRRLPRLIGTMKRMRDFYMEITFHFESSVIPFISRIAPSDTYKIWKRGANLRADMTLAGFDGFRIQRSDQSILFLGDGSEDGKVAPGSLCMISHKEKEIMNALDGAGAPATEAEVQQEVAAMSQTNIFRPGIDVTEAVLLPQTTWRRQEKTEMVGSWKAKVYDMHNVVVSIKSRRVPGAMTDDEFFNSCNENETESEEFDDILTEEERKQLEVALKSDSSDVSNENGDGIIAHRHSCYEQRDIPVEEINGCRIDDNKQDKKRWFNSWRKRDIKPEGEKRVVPPRNSICVEGKVGNYTEGSPPLNETRPGRHSVDVRVTRDEFRQGRDAKASTSSNAENGNRRKDGGRENEYKKGLRPVLWLSPDFPLRTEELLPLLDILANKVKAIRRLREMLTTKLPKGTFPVKVAIPVVPTIRVLVTFTKFEELQPLDEFETPPSSPTGSGMESPSVSQPSSSSWFQWIKAPYQRPSSSTSSPSNRIETVQDPFAVPQGYTWISAEAKRKKMQEKEKAKKGKSRKQ